The following proteins are co-located in the Calliphora vicina chromosome 2, idCalVici1.1, whole genome shotgun sequence genome:
- the LOC135950397 gene encoding uncharacterized protein LOC135950397, protein MAGEGMDLEYLRIRLSSITPASQGAIPKAKPSQTKSATKKTRYATRSQEIDSNRNLSFTPNESEPNLLDENNCTIINTENVNDDLRPYVRINILDMNLIGLIDTGASISCIAGSAAKLFLEKNISYRKLNEFVTTAGGTQYRVFGYLNVDIEFRSLIKNLRIYIIPDLKNELYLGIDFVRTFNILNLDTNIVDVREICHKEMENCHSLTPEMSKQLENVINLFPSFDREGLGRTLLLEHTIELEKGSKPVKQRYFSVSPAIEKLIHAEIDKMIEMGIIEVAPPNCPWSSPVTLVRKNEKVRLCLDSRRLNSVTVRDAYPQPKISNILSRLPKAEFITSLDLKHAFWQIGLATNSRDMTAFTVPNRPLYRFRVMPFGLTNAPQTMSRLMDIVIPPSLRHQVFIYLDDLLLVSQTFEDHLKLLADVAHHLRKAGLTLNIGKCKWCLKEVRYLGYIIGYGVVKTDPDKISAIKNLPPPKSVREVRKFLGLASWYRRFIENFSALTSPISDLTKKTKTFTWTDEADKAFTQLKTCLTTAPVLITPNFEKPFVIQCDASTLGIGGVLAQENEEGVERPIAFYSYKLNQSQRNYSITELECLAALKCIEKFREYVEGHTFKVVTDHASLQWLMRQTDLNGRLARWSLRLQGFKFSIVHRKGSLQTVPDALSRLSIEAISNVEIQPEIDLESTAFDSPEYPIKKFTAGEICDFLVTKVFSLFGVPEYVVTDNGTQFRSVQFRDLLSKYGIKQIFTAIYSPQSNSSERLNRSILAAIRSYLKQDQREWDVHLYNICIALRSLFHTSLGYSPYYVLFGYPMITHGSSYELLRKVGGLEEGENLNQADKLQLIRKNVKTNLEIAYNNYKKPYNLRARAVHYNEGDEVYRRNFVQSKKSDNFNSKLAPKWLRSIVKKRIGNSYYKVSDLKGNIIGTYHAKDLKPN, encoded by the exons AAGGATCCG GTTATCGTCTATTACACCTGCTTCTCAAGGTGCCATTCCAAAAGCTAAGCCCTCTCAAACCAAAAGTGCTACTAAAAAGACACGTTATGCAACTAGAAGCCAAGAAATCGATAGTAATAGAAATCTATCTTTTACACCTAATGAATCGGAACCAAATTTACTAGACGAAAACAATTGTACCATAATTAATACAG aaaatgtaaatgACGATTTGAGACCTTACGTAAGAATAAACATTTTAGATATGAATCTAATAGGACTCATTGATACAGGAGCATCGATTAGTTGTATTGCTGGTTCTGCAGCAAAATTATTTCTAGAAAAGAATAtatcttatagaaaattaaacgaATTTGTTACAACAGCTGGAGGTACTCAATATCGAGTATTTGGTTACTTAAATGTGGACATTGAATTTCGtagcttaataaaaaatttaagaatttatattaTCCCTGATTTGAAAAACGAACTTTACCTGGGCATTGATTTTGTGAGaacatttaatatattaaacttaGATACTAATATTGTTGATGTTAGGGAAATTTGTCACAAGGAAATGGAAAATTGTCATAGTTTAACACCGGAAATGTCTAAACAGTTGGAAAATGTTATCAACTTATTTCCATCATTTGATCGTGAAGGTTTAGGTAGAACTTTATTACTTGAGCACACAATAGAACTGGAAAAGGGATCAAAACCTGTCAAACAGAGGTACTTCTCAGTTTCGCCGGCAATCGAAAAACTGATACACGCGGAGATAGATAAAATGATAGAAATGGGTATTATTGAAGTCGCACCACCAAATTGCCCATGGAGCAGTCCGGTGACTCTAGTGAGAAAAAATGAAAAGGTCAGATTGTGTTTAGATTCAAGGAGGTTAAATTCGGTAACGGTAAGGGATGCTTATCCCCAACCCAAAATAAGTAATATACTATCACGTCTACCCAAAGCAGAATTCATCACCTCCTTGGATCTAAAACACGCCTTCTGGCAAATCGGATTAGCCACTAACTCCCGTGATATGACTGCTTTCACAGTTCCGAATAGACCTTTGTATAGGTTTCGTGTTATGCCATTCGGGTTGACTAATGCGCCACAGACGATGAGTCGCCTGATGGATATCGTAATTCCACCATCTTTGAGACatcaagtatttatttatttggatgATCTCCTGCTAGTTTCTCAAACTTTTGAAgaccatttaaaattattagccGATGTAGCTCATCATCTCAGAAAAGCTGGCCTAACCCTTAATATTGGCAAATGCAAGTGGTGCCTAAAAGAAGTTAGATATTTAGGCTATATTATAGGTTATGGTGTAGTTAAAACCGACCCAGACAagatttctgcaataaaaaactTACCACCTCCGAAGTCCGTCCGTGAAGTCCGAAAATTTTTAGGTCTTGCCAGTTGGTATAGacgatttattgaaaatttttcagcCTTAACATCTCCCATATCAGACTTAACGAAAAAGACAAAGACATTCACTTGGACTGATGAAGCAGACAAAGCCTTCACACAGCTAAAAACTTGTTTAACGACTGCCCCAGTTTTGATAACACCTAATTTTGAAAAACCCTTTGTGATCCAATGCGATGCTTCAACTCTTGGCATTGGTGGTGTTTTGGCTCAGGAAAATGAGGAGGGAGTTGAAAGACCAATAGCCTTCtattcatacaaattaaatcaaTCACAAAGAAACTACTCCATAACAGAGCTTGAGTGTTTAGCTGCTTTGAAGTGCATAGAGAAATTTAGAGAATACGTCGAAGGACATACCTTTAAAGTCGTTACAGACCACGCAAGCCTTCAGTGGCTTATGCGGCAGACAGACCTAAACGGACGTTTAGCACGTTGGTCTCTTAGATTACAAGGTTTTAAGTTCTCCATTGTCCATCGCAAAGGCAGTTTGCAAACCGTACCCGATGCTCTTTCTAGGTTATCGATTGAGGCTATATCTAACGTTGAAATCCAACCGGAAATAGATCTTGAATCTACTGCTTTTGATAGCCCAGAATAT CCTATAAAGAAGTTTACAGCGGGTGAAATTTGCGATTTCCTTGTAACAAAGGTATTTAGTCTGTTTGGTGTTCCAGAGTATGTAGTTACAGACAATGGCACTCAATTTCGTTCGGTACAATTTAGGGATCTGTTGAGCAAATATGGcataaaacaaatattcacGGCTATTTATAGTCCACAATCCAATTCATCAGAACGACTCAACCGATCCATTTTGGCTGCCATACGCTCGTATTTAAAACAAGATCAAAGGGAATGGGATGtccatttgtataatatctgcATAGCTCTTAGAAGCCTTTTTCATACTTCTCTTGGATACTCTCCATACTATGTTTTATTTGGGTATCCCATGATAACCCACGGAAGTTCTTATGAGTTGTTAAGAAAAGTAGGTGGATTAGAAGAAGGAGAAAATTTGAACCAAGCTGACAAATTGCAGTTGATACGAAAGaatgttaaaacaaatttggaaatagCTTACAATAATTACAAGAAGCCTTATAATTTGCGTGCAAGAGCTGTCCACTATAATGAAGGTGATGAAGTGTATAGGAGGAATTTCGTTCAAAGCAAAAAATCAGATAATTTTAACTCCAAACTAGCACCAAAATGGTTAAGATCTATAGTTAAAAAACGCATTGGAAATTCGTATTATAAGGTTTCAGATTTAAAAGGCAATATTATTGGCACTTATCATGCCAAGGACTTAAAACCGAATTAA